In a single window of the Pseudomonas oryzihabitans genome:
- a CDS encoding 16S rRNA pseudouridine(516) synthase, translated as MRLDRWLGNRPELGRQLARRLLAEGRIKVNGATTLQAEREVFAFDRIESDERLLQDGPGGRYLMLHKPRGCVSATVDTRHPTVLDCLDPDQRADLHLAGRLDFNTTGLLLLTNDGQWSRGLSHPRHKQTKRYLVTTAEVIPPHLVAAFAEGLYFAYEDLTTQPAQLELLDERSAYLTLVEGRYHQVKRMFGRFGIEVIALHRDRIGGLALDPTLAEGAHRALTKQEVALLRPAD; from the coding sequence ATGCGCCTGGATCGCTGGCTGGGCAATCGCCCCGAGCTGGGTCGCCAGCTGGCCCGCCGCCTGCTCGCCGAGGGTCGGATAAAGGTCAACGGCGCCACGACCCTGCAGGCCGAGCGAGAGGTGTTCGCCTTCGATCGCATCGAGTCCGACGAGCGCCTGCTGCAAGACGGCCCCGGCGGTCGCTACCTGATGCTGCACAAGCCGCGTGGTTGCGTGAGCGCCACGGTCGATACCCGCCATCCCACGGTGCTGGACTGCCTCGATCCGGACCAGCGTGCCGATCTGCACCTGGCCGGGCGGCTGGACTTCAACACCACGGGCCTGCTGTTGCTCACCAATGACGGCCAGTGGTCGCGTGGCCTGAGCCATCCACGGCACAAGCAGACCAAGCGCTACCTGGTCACCACCGCCGAGGTCATCCCGCCGCACCTCGTGGCAGCCTTTGCCGAGGGCCTCTATTTCGCCTACGAAGACCTCACGACCCAGCCCGCCCAGCTGGAGCTGCTGGATGAACGCAGTGCCTACCTGACCCTGGTCGAGGGCCGCTATCACCAGGTCAAGCGCATGTTCGGGCGCTTCGGCATCGAGGTCATCGCCCTGCACCGCGATCGCATTGGCGGCCTGGCGCTGGACCCAACACTGGCAGAGGGTGCTCATCGCGCGCTCACAAAGCAGGAAGTGGCGCTGTTACGTCCGGCGGATTAG
- a CDS encoding putative RNA methyltransferase, protein MKLICPLCQAPLAELEGGVGCPAGHRFDRARQGYLNLLPVQHKKSLDPGDNAAMVEARRRFLDAGHYAPLAERLAQLAAERAPQRWIDVGCGEGFYTARLAQALPAADGYALDISREAVRRACRRTPALTWLVASMARLPLPDASCQLLASVFSPIDWAEALRVLAPGGGILRLGPASAHLLELRQRLYDEVRDYAEDKHLQDLPPGLELAHSEGLEFVLPLAERQTREDLLAMTPHGWRVNAERRERVLAEPFEVRVAVRYDWIVKSGA, encoded by the coding sequence ATGAAGCTCATCTGTCCGCTCTGTCAGGCCCCGCTGGCCGAACTCGAAGGTGGCGTCGGCTGCCCAGCCGGCCATCGCTTCGACCGCGCCCGTCAGGGCTACCTGAATCTCCTGCCGGTGCAGCATAAGAAGAGCCTGGATCCGGGTGACAACGCCGCCATGGTCGAGGCACGCCGACGCTTTCTCGATGCCGGTCACTATGCGCCCCTGGCCGAGCGCCTGGCGCAGCTGGCTGCCGAACGCGCGCCCCAGCGCTGGATCGACGTGGGCTGTGGCGAAGGCTTCTATACCGCACGCCTGGCCCAGGCCCTGCCCGCCGCTGACGGCTATGCCCTGGACATCTCCCGCGAAGCGGTGCGCCGCGCCTGCCGACGTACCCCGGCGCTGACCTGGCTGGTGGCGAGCATGGCGCGCCTGCCGCTGCCGGACGCCAGTTGCCAGCTGCTGGCCAGTGTCTTCAGCCCCATCGACTGGGCCGAGGCCCTGCGCGTGCTGGCACCCGGTGGCGGCATCCTGCGCCTGGGCCCGGCCAGCGCCCACCTGCTGGAGTTGCGCCAGCGGCTCTATGACGAGGTGCGTGACTATGCCGAAGACAAGCACCTGCAGGATCTGCCGCCCGGGCTGGAACTGGCCCACAGCGAAGGGCTCGAATTCGTGCTGCCGCTGGCCGAGCGCCAGACCCGCGAAGACCTACTGGCCATGACGCCCCACGGTTGGCGCGTCAACGCCGAGCGTCGCGAGCGGGTCCTGGCCGAGCCCTTCGAGGTGCGGGTGGCAGTACGTTACGATTGGATCGTCAAATCCGGAGCCTAA
- the plsB gene encoding glycerol-3-phosphate 1-O-acyltransferase PlsB — MTRSPLRLLAFSLLKRLLYLWVRSETTQAASLLSRIDPSKPVLYVLPEASLSDLAVLDRECRKAGLPRPLRPLVLGSRTEPLAYFNAVGKANWRGRPARRSVPPTLRRVVTAVTEQGLADVQLVPVSVFWGQSPDRETSPWKLLWADNWVVTGRLRKLARILVLGRLTRVQFSKPLSLGELAAQRPDPQRLERLVMRRLRIHFRNVRQAVIGPDLSHRRTLLRGLLRAPQVRATIAREITQRKATPGRIEDEAAHYAREIASDFSYPVVRCLDVGLRWFWNSIYDGVKVSHIERIQEMAPGHTVVYVPCHRSHIDYLLLSYLLFQNGLTPPHIAAGINLDMPVVGNILRRGGAFFMRRSFKGNALYAAVFNEYLHSLFSRGFSTEYFVEGGRSRTGRTLQPRTGMLAMTLRSFLRDSRRPIVFVPVYIGYEKVFEGRTYLGELRGATKKKESLFDLVKVFGALRQRFGRVWVNFGEPIPLQGFLDARRPGWRDEPLDEDLKPAWFNPVTHELGERVVRRINAAAAVTPVNLVALALLSTNRQALDEGALVRAIDLYLDLLRRVPYSNSVTLPEGDGQAIIEEVRGLGFLAEQQDALGRILYLDEQNAVLMTYYRNNVLHLFAIPALIASFFQNTGRMTRELIHRFALALYPYLQAELFIHWERDELPLVLDGWLEAMVERGLLRIEDDVFVRAAPSSRQFVRLTLLARAILQTLQRYYMTTALILNHGQNSLTAPQLEELCTVMAQRLSVLHGLNAPEFFDKSLFRHFIQTLLAEGVLRKADDGTLGHHELLGELAEGAGKRVLPAEIRLSIRQVALDRPDAPDLPDPETLPVASN, encoded by the coding sequence ATGACTCGTTCGCCGCTGCGCCTTCTGGCCTTTTCGCTGCTCAAGCGCCTGCTCTATCTCTGGGTTCGCTCCGAGACGACCCAGGCGGCCAGCCTGCTCAGCCGCATCGACCCCAGCAAGCCGGTGCTCTATGTGCTCCCCGAGGCCTCGCTGAGCGATCTGGCGGTGCTTGACCGCGAATGCCGCAAGGCCGGACTGCCGCGCCCGTTGCGCCCGCTGGTACTGGGTAGCCGCACCGAGCCACTGGCCTATTTCAACGCCGTCGGCAAAGCCAACTGGCGCGGGCGTCCGGCACGGCGCTCGGTACCGCCCACCCTGCGCCGAGTGGTGACAGCGGTAACCGAACAGGGTCTGGCGGACGTCCAGCTGGTACCTGTCAGCGTCTTCTGGGGCCAGTCGCCGGATCGCGAAACCAGTCCCTGGAAGCTGCTCTGGGCGGACAACTGGGTGGTGACCGGACGGCTGCGCAAGCTGGCGCGCATCCTGGTGCTGGGCCGCCTGACCCGGGTGCAGTTTTCCAAGCCGTTGTCGCTCGGTGAGCTGGCCGCTCAGCGCCCTGATCCGCAGCGCCTGGAGCGTCTGGTGATGCGCCGGCTGCGCATCCACTTCCGCAACGTACGCCAGGCGGTGATCGGCCCCGACCTGTCGCACCGGCGCACCCTGCTGCGTGGGCTGCTCCGCGCGCCCCAGGTGCGGGCGACCATTGCCCGGGAGATCACCCAGCGCAAGGCCACGCCGGGACGTATCGAAGACGAAGCGGCGCACTATGCGCGGGAGATCGCCTCGGACTTCTCCTATCCGGTGGTGCGCTGCCTGGACGTCGGCCTGCGTTGGTTCTGGAACAGCATCTATGACGGCGTCAAGGTCAGCCACATCGAGCGGATCCAGGAGATGGCGCCCGGCCACACCGTGGTCTACGTGCCCTGCCATCGCAGCCACATCGACTACCTGCTGCTCTCCTATCTGCTCTTCCAGAACGGCCTGACGCCGCCGCACATCGCCGCCGGCATCAACCTGGACATGCCGGTGGTGGGCAATATCCTGCGCCGCGGCGGGGCCTTCTTCATGAGGCGCAGCTTCAAGGGCAACGCCCTCTATGCGGCGGTGTTCAACGAATACCTGCACAGCCTGTTCAGCCGCGGTTTCTCCACCGAATACTTCGTCGAGGGGGGGCGCTCGCGCACAGGGCGCACCCTGCAGCCGCGCACTGGCATGCTGGCCATGACCTTGCGCAGTTTCCTGCGCGACTCCCGGCGACCCATCGTCTTCGTACCGGTGTACATCGGCTACGAAAAGGTTTTCGAAGGCCGCACCTACCTGGGCGAATTGCGCGGCGCAACCAAGAAGAAGGAATCCCTCTTCGATCTGGTCAAGGTGTTTGGCGCCCTGCGCCAACGCTTCGGCCGGGTTTGGGTCAACTTCGGCGAACCCATTCCGCTGCAGGGTTTCCTCGATGCGCGGCGCCCCGGCTGGCGCGACGAACCCCTCGACGAAGACCTGAAACCGGCCTGGTTCAACCCCGTCACCCACGAACTGGGCGAGCGGGTGGTGCGCCGCATCAATGCCGCCGCGGCGGTCACGCCGGTCAACCTGGTGGCCCTGGCGCTGCTGTCGACCAACCGCCAGGCCCTCGACGAAGGCGCCCTGGTGCGCGCCATCGACCTCTATCTGGACCTCTTGCGGCGGGTGCCCTACTCCAACAGTGTCACCCTGCCCGAGGGCGACGGCCAGGCCATCATCGAGGAGGTGCGTGGCCTGGGATTCCTCGCCGAGCAGCAGGACGCCCTGGGGCGCATCCTCTACCTGGACGAACAGAACGCGGTCCTGATGACCTATTACCGCAACAACGTCCTGCACCTCTTCGCCATACCCGCGCTGATCGCCAGCTTCTTCCAGAACACCGGGCGCATGACCCGCGAGCTGATCCACCGCTTCGCCCTGGCACTCTATCCCTACCTGCAGGCCGAGCTGTTCATCCACTGGGAGCGCGACGAGCTACCCCTGGTGCTGGACGGCTGGCTGGAGGCCATGGTGGAGCGCGGCTTGCTGCGCATCGAAGACGACGTCTTCGTGCGCGCCGCGCCCAGCTCGCGGCAGTTCGTCCGCCTCACCCTGTTGGCGCGGGCCATCCTGCAGACCCTGCAGCGCTACTACATGACGACCGCGCTCATCCTCAACCATGGCCAGAACAGCCTGACCGCGCCGCAGCTGGAGGAGCTCTGCACGGTGATGGCCCAGCGGCTGTCGGTGCTGCATGGCCTCAATGCGCCGGAATTCTTCGACAAGTCGCTGTTCCGCCATTTCATCCAGACGTTGCTGGCCGAGGGGGTGCTGCGCAAGGCGGACGACGGCACCCTGGGCCACCACGAACTGCTGGGTGAACTGGCCGAGGGCGCAGGCAAGCGGGTGCTGCCCGCGGAGATTCGCCTGTCGATCCGCCAGGTGGCCCTGGATAGACCCGATGCCCCGGACCTGCCGGACCCTGAAACCCTACCCGTTGCCAGCAACTAA
- a CDS encoding glycerophosphodiester phosphodiesterase, whose amino-acid sequence MTINALRTLIRTLIPGTLLVSQLALATEADVGQTLARQAGIPWPAVIAHRGASFDAPESTTPAYLVARELGADYLELDLQRTKDGQLIALHDDTLERTTDVAKRFPDRAKAPVSQFTLAELKSLDAGSWFNQAHPDRARSTFAGLKILTLDEVIDIAEGGRNKPGLYIETKQPKLFPGIERDLKAKLTQRGWLGQPKAGATGVAAMPGRVILQTFEKSSLELLQKEMPKTPKILLLWLGDDYIPAKAGPSYADSGEASKAAYYAKQQVRSEGDFTAWIEWAKAHGAIGIGPSAALEEGGDQSYADLVKPWMNDVAHERGLLVHAYTVDSAVDYARLAPRGVDGFFSNRSAELLKFYERPAKQEPGALLKQLGY is encoded by the coding sequence ATGACAATAAACGCTCTGCGCACCCTGATCCGTACCCTCATACCCGGCACCCTGCTGGTCAGCCAGCTGGCCCTGGCCACCGAAGCCGATGTCGGCCAGACCCTGGCACGCCAGGCCGGCATTCCCTGGCCGGCGGTGATCGCCCATCGCGGCGCCTCCTTCGATGCCCCGGAGTCCACCACCCCGGCCTATCTGGTGGCGCGGGAGCTGGGCGCCGACTACCTGGAACTCGACCTGCAGCGCACCAAGGATGGCCAGCTCATCGCTCTGCATGACGATACCCTGGAACGCACCACCGATGTCGCCAAGCGCTTTCCCGACCGTGCCAAGGCACCGGTCAGCCAATTCACCCTGGCCGAACTCAAGTCGCTGGACGCCGGCAGCTGGTTCAACCAGGCCCATCCCGACCGCGCCCGTTCGACATTCGCCGGACTCAAGATCCTCACCCTCGACGAGGTCATCGACATCGCCGAAGGCGGTCGCAACAAGCCGGGCCTCTACATCGAGACCAAGCAGCCCAAGCTGTTTCCCGGCATCGAGCGTGACCTCAAGGCCAAGCTGACCCAGCGCGGCTGGCTCGGCCAGCCCAAGGCCGGCGCCACCGGCGTCGCCGCCATGCCCGGCCGGGTGATTCTGCAGACCTTCGAGAAGAGCAGCCTGGAGCTCTTGCAGAAGGAGATGCCCAAGACGCCGAAGATCCTTTTGCTGTGGCTGGGCGACGACTACATCCCGGCCAAGGCCGGACCGAGCTATGCCGACTCCGGCGAGGCGAGCAAGGCGGCCTACTATGCCAAGCAGCAGGTGCGCTCCGAGGGTGACTTCACCGCCTGGATCGAGTGGGCCAAGGCCCATGGCGCCATCGGCATCGGCCCGTCGGCGGCCCTGGAGGAGGGCGGCGACCAGAGCTATGCGGATCTGGTGAAGCCCTGGATGAATGATGTCGCCCATGAACGCGGCCTGCTGGTGCATGCCTATACCGTGGATTCGGCGGTGGACTACGCCCGGCTGGCGCCGCGTGGTGTGGATGGCTTCTTCAGCAACCGCAGCGCTGAATTGCTGAAGTTCTACGAACGGCCGGCCAAGCAGGAGCCGGGTGCACTGCTCAAGCAACTCGGCTACTAA
- a CDS encoding aldo/keto reductase → MRIDIPSLGFGGAPLGNMFREVSDADARATLEAAWEAGIRLYDTSPHYGAGLSEHRFAEVLADKPRDDFVLCSKVGRLLEPADRPENAPPFVNELPFKRVLDYSADGARRSIEASLERLKTDRLDLVWIHDLSEDQHGPAWRDYFAQAMQGAAKALTEMREEGLILGWGLGVNLVEPCRLALEQSDPDAFLLAGRYSLLDHREALDTLFPECERRGVGIVVGGPFNSGLLAGGKHYNYAEAEPALRRKVELIEGVCQDHGVDIRAAALQFCLAHPTVAATIPGSSTPERARQNAELLRAAIPAAFWRNLREIGVLPEDAPTPA, encoded by the coding sequence ATGCGTATCGACATCCCCTCCCTCGGTTTTGGCGGCGCCCCGCTGGGCAACATGTTCCGCGAGGTAAGCGACGCCGACGCCCGAGCGACGCTCGAAGCCGCCTGGGAGGCCGGCATCCGCCTCTACGATACCTCGCCGCACTATGGCGCCGGCCTGTCCGAGCACCGCTTCGCCGAGGTGCTGGCCGACAAGCCGCGCGATGACTTCGTGCTTTGCAGCAAGGTAGGCCGCCTGCTGGAGCCGGCTGACAGGCCGGAAAACGCCCCGCCGTTCGTCAACGAACTGCCCTTCAAGCGGGTGCTCGACTATTCCGCCGATGGCGCCCGCCGCTCCATCGAAGCCAGCCTGGAACGCCTCAAGACCGACCGGCTCGACCTGGTCTGGATCCATGATCTGTCCGAGGACCAGCACGGGCCCGCCTGGCGCGACTACTTCGCCCAGGCCATGCAGGGGGCGGCCAAGGCCCTCACCGAGATGCGCGAGGAGGGTTTGATCCTGGGCTGGGGCCTCGGCGTCAACCTGGTGGAGCCCTGCCGGCTGGCGCTGGAGCAAAGCGATCCCGACGCCTTCCTGCTGGCCGGACGCTATTCGCTGCTGGATCATCGTGAAGCCCTGGATACGCTCTTTCCCGAATGCGAACGCCGTGGCGTGGGTATCGTGGTGGGCGGGCCCTTCAACTCCGGTCTGCTCGCCGGTGGCAAGCACTATAACTATGCCGAAGCCGAGCCGGCACTGCGCCGCAAGGTCGAGCTGATCGAGGGTGTCTGCCAGGATCACGGGGTGGATATCCGCGCCGCGGCCCTGCAGTTCTGTCTCGCCCATCCCACCGTCGCCGCCACCATACCGGGCAGCAGCACCCCGGAGCGGGCCCGGCAGAACGCTGAACTGCTGCGGGCAGCCATCCCCGCCGCCTTCTGGCGCAATCTGCGCGAG
- a CDS encoding cysteine-rich CWC family protein — protein MTASPTLFDPTRCPLCGRPNRCVLAAGGEIHDCWCLQTPIAPAALARLPEEERDRRCLCPACAVGAQVESS, from the coding sequence ATGACCGCCTCTCCCACCCTCTTCGATCCCACACGCTGTCCGCTCTGCGGCAGGCCCAATCGCTGCGTCCTCGCCGCCGGCGGTGAGATCCACGACTGCTGGTGCTTGCAGACGCCGATCGCTCCGGCCGCCCTGGCGCGCCTGCCCGAGGAGGAGCGTGATCGGCGCTGCCTCTGCCCCGCCTGCGCCGTCGGGGCCCAGGTCGAGAGCAGCTGA
- a CDS encoding cold-shock protein, whose translation MGEQRETGTVKWFNDAKGYGFIQREGGADVFVHYRAIRGEGHRSLIEGQQVEFSVIEGQKGLQAEDVARV comes from the coding sequence ATGGGTGAGCAACGCGAAACCGGGACCGTCAAGTGGTTCAATGACGCCAAGGGATATGGATTCATTCAACGCGAGGGCGGTGCCGACGTGTTCGTTCACTACCGCGCCATCCGCGGTGAAGGTCACCGTTCCCTGATCGAAGGCCAGCAGGTGGAGTTCTCGGTGATCGAGGGCCAGAAGGGCCTGCAGGCCGAAGACGTCGCCCGGGTCTAA
- a CDS encoding YbaY family lipoprotein — protein MKRIVTLLATSLLLSACSGLRPGPATPPSPAGQPLPPTEQPQTTTPGVPAQPSMTSLSGQATFTASEPVPPTAKLTISLYSASAGDTPSGRLAQRTLFVKQQDQVPFRLDYAPAKVKSGERYLLSGRILLGGRPLYLTQEPVVVDLGSGGEVELPLQPVR, from the coding sequence ATGAAAAGAATCGTCACCCTGCTCGCCACCTCGCTGCTGCTCAGCGCCTGTAGCGGGCTGCGCCCCGGTCCCGCGACACCGCCGTCCCCGGCCGGCCAGCCGCTGCCGCCTACCGAGCAGCCGCAGACCACCACTCCCGGCGTGCCTGCCCAGCCAAGCATGACCAGCCTCAGCGGCCAGGCCACCTTTACCGCCAGCGAGCCGGTACCGCCCACCGCCAAGCTCACCATCAGCCTGTACAGCGCCAGCGCCGGCGACACGCCGAGCGGCCGCCTGGCCCAGCGCACCCTGTTCGTCAAGCAGCAGGATCAGGTGCCCTTCCGCCTCGACTACGCCCCGGCCAAGGTCAAGAGCGGCGAGCGCTATCTGCTCAGCGGCCGCATCCTGCTGGGCGGTCGCCCGCTGTACCTGACCCAGGAACCCGTGGTCGTGGACCTCGGCAGCGGTGGCGAGGTGGAATTGCCGTTGCAGCCGGTGCGCTGA
- a CDS encoding AraC family transcriptional regulator, translated as MTPRLAIKRYQGEHQPHAHAFAQLVLPIQGGMELELAGRTGTRLHTGLAALVAPECGHAQQSEPGSRFLVIDCAADWLPAQTLDRALHQPGLEIPPATRQLIAFAELTSPDALDQHASELTRLLLASLNAATAASAFDRLLAQMEAQPAGDWNNAAMARLAGLGLTRLHLLFHERFAQTPQAWLTDLRLRQAQRWLADSHLPIANIALRVGFSDQAALTRAMTRRLGISPAAWRRGQRLPG; from the coding sequence TTGACCCCTCGCCTCGCCATCAAGCGCTATCAGGGCGAACACCAGCCCCACGCCCATGCCTTCGCGCAGCTGGTGCTGCCCATCCAGGGCGGCATGGAGCTGGAGCTAGCCGGGCGTACCGGGACACGGCTGCATACCGGTCTTGCGGCCCTGGTCGCGCCCGAATGCGGTCATGCCCAGCAATCGGAGCCAGGCAGCCGCTTTCTGGTGATCGACTGCGCGGCCGACTGGTTGCCCGCCCAAACTCTGGATCGTGCGCTACACCAGCCTGGCCTGGAGATTCCTCCAGCGACGCGCCAGCTGATCGCCTTCGCCGAACTGACCTCGCCTGACGCTCTCGACCAGCATGCGTCCGAACTCACGCGCCTGCTGCTCGCGTCGCTCAACGCCGCAACCGCCGCCTCGGCCTTCGACCGGCTGCTGGCGCAGATGGAAGCCCAGCCCGCGGGTGACTGGAACAATGCGGCCATGGCCCGCCTGGCGGGCCTGGGTCTGACCCGACTGCACCTGCTCTTCCATGAACGCTTCGCCCAGACGCCCCAGGCTTGGCTCACCGATCTGCGCCTGCGCCAGGCGCAGCGCTGGCTGGCCGACAGCCACCTGCCCATTGCCAACATCGCCCTGCGCGTCGGCTTTTCCGATCAGGCCGCCCTGACTCGCGCCATGACCCGCCGCCTGGGCATCAGCCCGGCCGCCTGGCGGCGCGGCCAGCGACTGCCCGGGTAA
- a CDS encoding DMT family transporter → MQERKLSAVGIGYGLAAGLCWGVIFLAPALVPDLSGAQFAVLRFLCYGLVSLGLLLPGWRRLRTQLTWSDGKRLFWLSLIGNLAYYTLVGVGVKQAGIAATTLIVGLIPLLVALAGQRDAGAVSFGRLWPSLCCALLGVALISYETLTSTAVGEQPVLGLLCACGALLAWSWFAVVNTRFLASTPIGAHDWGLLLGGMAGAQALLAAPWLLSEQMVLRAPADWLQPLLVAAGVALLASVIGGTCWNQASRRLPLTLSGQAIVIETLASLTYGFLWNGRWPTRLESLAIFLLVLGTSWCLQCHRRPPPTAAVAT, encoded by the coding sequence ATGCAGGAACGAAAGCTATCGGCAGTGGGTATCGGCTACGGGCTGGCGGCAGGCCTGTGCTGGGGCGTGATCTTTCTGGCCCCGGCACTGGTCCCTGACCTGAGCGGCGCCCAGTTCGCCGTGCTGCGCTTTCTCTGCTACGGGCTGGTTTCACTCGGACTGCTGCTGCCCGGCTGGCGCCGACTCCGCACGCAACTGACCTGGTCCGACGGCAAGCGCCTGTTCTGGCTCAGCCTGATCGGCAACCTGGCCTACTACACCCTGGTCGGCGTGGGCGTGAAGCAGGCCGGTATCGCGGCGACCACCCTGATCGTCGGCCTGATCCCGCTGCTGGTGGCCTTGGCCGGGCAGCGCGACGCGGGCGCCGTGAGTTTCGGTCGCCTCTGGCCATCGCTCTGCTGCGCGCTGCTCGGCGTCGCCCTGATCAGCTACGAGACGCTGACCAGCACCGCAGTCGGCGAGCAACCCGTCCTGGGTTTGCTGTGCGCCTGTGGCGCCCTGCTGGCCTGGAGCTGGTTCGCGGTGGTCAACACGCGCTTTCTGGCCAGCACGCCGATCGGCGCCCACGATTGGGGCCTGCTGCTGGGGGGGATGGCCGGCGCCCAGGCACTGCTGGCCGCGCCCTGGTTGCTTAGCGAGCAAATGGTGTTGCGAGCACCGGCGGACTGGCTGCAACCGCTGCTGGTGGCCGCCGGCGTGGCGCTGCTCGCCTCGGTCATCGGCGGCACTTGCTGGAACCAGGCCAGCCGCCGACTACCCCTGACCCTGAGTGGTCAGGCTATCGTCATCGAGACCCTGGCCTCGCTGACCTATGGCTTTCTCTGGAACGGGCGCTGGCCGACTCGCCTGGAATCCCTGGCGATCTTTCTGCTCGTGCTCGGGACGAGTTGGTGCCTGCAATGCCACCGGCGGCCGCCCCCGACGGCAGCGGTGGCGACCTGA
- the ung gene encoding uracil-DNA glycosylase: protein MVDDDRIKLDPQWKAALRDEFEQPYMRQLSEFLRREKAAGKVIYPPGPLIFNALNTTPLDQVRVVILGQDPYHGPGQAHGLSFSVQPGVPAPPSLQNIFKELKRDLNLPIPNHGYLQHWAEQGVLLLNTSLTVEQANAGSHAKAGWQRFTDRIIEVVSAERENLVFLLWGSHAQSKQTLIDPQKHLILKSAHPSPLSAHRGFIGNGHFGRTNEFLRNAGLTPIDWALPPLA, encoded by the coding sequence ATCGTGGATGACGATCGCATCAAGCTCGACCCCCAATGGAAAGCCGCGCTGCGCGACGAGTTCGAGCAGCCCTACATGCGTCAGCTGAGCGAATTCCTGAGGCGCGAGAAGGCCGCGGGCAAGGTCATCTATCCGCCCGGTCCGCTGATCTTCAATGCGCTTAATACCACCCCTTTGGATCAGGTGAGGGTGGTCATCCTCGGCCAGGATCCCTATCACGGTCCGGGCCAGGCCCATGGCCTGAGCTTCTCGGTGCAGCCTGGCGTGCCGGCACCACCATCGTTGCAGAACATCTTCAAGGAGCTCAAGCGCGACCTGAACCTGCCCATCCCTAACCACGGCTACCTGCAGCACTGGGCCGAGCAGGGCGTGCTGCTGCTCAACACCTCGCTGACGGTGGAGCAGGCCAACGCCGGGTCCCACGCCAAGGCCGGCTGGCAGCGCTTCACCGATCGCATCATCGAAGTGGTCAGTGCCGAGCGCGAGAATCTGGTGTTCTTGCTCTGGGGCAGCCATGCCCAGAGCAAGCAGACGCTCATCGACCCCCAGAAGCACCTGATCCTCAAGTCGGCGCACCCTTCACCACTGTCCGCTCACCGCGGTTTCATCGGCAACGGCCATTTCGGTCGTACCAACGAATTCCTGCGCAACGCCGGTCTGACCCCCATCGACTGGGCGCTGCCACCGCTGGCGTAG
- a CDS encoding NUDIX hydrolase, with the protein MSLEAFNGAKLALLCADQILVYQRDDKPDIPWPGLWDLPGGGREDGETPERCALRELEEEFGLVLDESRLIWGRCYPPRQPGYLPSWLFAGVLSQADIAAIRFGDEGQDWRLMSVVDFLAHPQGVPHLQERLQHYLAERQKNGPAATGVS; encoded by the coding sequence ATGTCACTCGAAGCCTTCAACGGTGCCAAGCTGGCCTTGCTCTGCGCGGACCAGATACTGGTCTATCAGCGCGACGACAAGCCCGATATTCCCTGGCCGGGACTCTGGGACCTGCCCGGTGGCGGTCGTGAAGACGGCGAAACGCCCGAACGTTGCGCCCTGCGTGAACTGGAGGAGGAGTTCGGGCTGGTGCTGGACGAATCGCGGCTGATCTGGGGCCGCTGCTATCCACCCCGCCAGCCGGGCTACCTGCCTAGCTGGCTGTTCGCCGGGGTGCTGAGCCAGGCCGACATCGCCGCCATCCGCTTCGGCGACGAAGGCCAGGACTGGCGGCTGATGAGCGTCGTCGATTTTCTCGCCCATCCCCAGGGGGTGCCCCATCTGCAGGAGCGGCTACAGCACTACTTGGCCGAGCGGCAGAAGAATGGGCCGGCGGCGACCGGCGTCTCTTAA